A DNA window from Mycoplasmopsis pullorum contains the following coding sequences:
- a CDS encoding YdeI/OmpD-associated family protein codes for MAKKSKENFLTEIWDIGTNVKGYFDNTILKWLHNPHISNDYINGDLISHLTINAIVYKDATEEEFEFYKKDLSKSTLNQVVQFLKICDILETNSKDNEPAIFYLKNEFIQKLKDDPISNWENTTREYIFEKITNKLNRYIYIFNDYNAKKKETKSKQVDFVSYLTNNQREIFLWYKS; via the coding sequence ATGGCGAAAAAAAGTAAAGAAAACTTCTTAACTGAAATTTGAGATATCGGTACAAATGTAAAAGGATATTTCGACAATACGATTTTAAAATGACTTCACAATCCTCATATTTCAAATGATTATATAAATGGAGATTTAATAAGTCATTTAACAATAAATGCAATTGTTTATAAAGATGCCACCGAAGAAGAATTTGAATTTTACAAAAAGGACTTATCAAAGAGCACTTTAAACCAAGTTGTGCAATTTTTAAAAATTTGTGACATTTTAGAGACAAATTCAAAAGATAATGAACCGGCCATTTTTTATTTAAAAAACGAATTTATCCAAAAATTAAAGGATGATCCAATTTCGAATTGAGAAAATACAACTAGAGAATATATTTTTGAAAAAATTACCAATAAATTAAATCGTTATATATATATCTTTAATGATTACAATGCTAAGAAAAAGGAAACTAAATCAAAACAAGTTGACTTTGTAAGTTATTTAACTAATAATCAAAGAGAAATTTTTTTATGATATAAATCATAG
- a CDS encoding DUF262 domain-containing protein, with product MNSILLSLSKNFIENFGDTYYNLINEYLNKKNRSANVIKRWGEFCNYICAGKNPFNVKLILDKFITALGIKEKDQEILHFDYSSFASEKLGYTNGFYEFNGNLDISSNIVDDNTPFKSFVFNLNYLLNFSTIKNEIFLPLYQRNYSWNERLIDILFGDIEVLIEEENKKHFLGSITFSQINNTLNIVDGQQRTMTLILFSYALYKMILHYNVNNEDKILIPEVFADMFKNKKHWMNLRNYEESESYQYLKLLFSSDIKQIRKVFVPDVEKEFKSKIKNNLDHIWSILNSKIGFNKEKIEKLTKVFLENLYFNIMFVQSKYEDKIFEKMNLLSQRLNNIDLINSLIYKLWDPFNYPGCVNSFKKNISEHFYKVKNDETIEDDKKIEIFANFINYKHNLNCDSERNNEYKAYYILKNFIETKHKEFNGDFQKFLDVISKDLWIFKFILTENANELEKLFDSQKMVFAKEISEANKHMLISIFPFMRLTKVADTTVLFLIVYSILQKFNIISFNEFASKDDNLTNFNKAIRWLFEIERFRWIWKTSYFEGQSIRDIVKRWADKIQHRDDSDNIENIEDLRKELYKWINPQSTIKEIISTFDKDIENRLSEPSKRITNSNKDYVMLIRRVECFLMNDFNNFPNWSYLKDNSELTKFLNLFSKNSSWEHFYSKKIQEDSKDPEIEQAQKDSNLIDSIGNGFVLNMQANSKGKNNPPAEKYEKLYKYTEKSMMSFTGVKFTIKEVKDKYLDKLLELIENQYKNYDEKIEILKIEKEWTKEKIENRNKAIIALIQDIYSLKKSDK from the coding sequence ATGAATTCAATTCTTTTATCACTTAGCAAAAACTTTATAGAGAATTTCGGAGATACTTACTATAATTTAATTAATGAATATTTGAACAAGAAAAATAGATCTGCGAATGTAATAAAGCGTTGAGGTGAATTTTGTAACTATATTTGCGCTGGAAAAAATCCGTTTAATGTGAAATTAATTTTAGATAAATTTATCACAGCATTAGGGATAAAAGAAAAAGATCAAGAAATATTACATTTTGATTATTCTAGTTTTGCTTCTGAGAAATTAGGTTATACAAATGGTTTTTACGAATTTAATGGAAATTTAGATATTTCTTCAAATATAGTAGATGATAATACGCCATTTAAATCTTTTGTGTTCAATTTAAACTATTTACTTAATTTCTCTACTATAAAAAACGAAATATTCTTACCTTTATATCAAAGAAATTATTCTTGAAATGAAAGATTAATTGACATTTTATTTGGAGATATTGAAGTTTTAATTGAAGAAGAAAATAAAAAACATTTCTTAGGTTCTATAACATTTTCACAAATAAACAACACTTTAAACATTGTTGATGGACAACAAAGAACAATGACATTGATTTTGTTTTCATATGCACTATATAAAATGATTCTCCATTATAATGTTAATAATGAAGATAAAATTCTTATTCCTGAAGTTTTTGCTGATATGTTCAAAAACAAAAAACATTGAATGAATCTTAGAAATTACGAAGAATCAGAATCATATCAGTACTTAAAACTACTATTTTCAAGCGATATTAAGCAAATTAGGAAAGTTTTTGTACCTGATGTTGAAAAAGAGTTTAAATCTAAAATAAAGAATAATTTAGATCACATTTGAAGCATTTTAAATAGTAAAATTGGGTTTAATAAGGAAAAAATTGAAAAATTAACTAAGGTTTTCCTTGAGAATCTTTATTTCAACATTATGTTTGTGCAAAGCAAGTATGAAGATAAAATTTTTGAAAAAATGAACCTCCTTAGTCAAAGATTAAATAATATTGATTTAATTAATTCATTAATTTATAAACTTTGAGACCCTTTCAATTATCCTGGTTGTGTAAATAGTTTTAAGAAAAATATATCAGAGCATTTTTACAAAGTAAAAAACGATGAAACTATCGAAGATGATAAGAAAATTGAAATTTTTGCTAATTTTATTAATTACAAACACAATCTTAACTGTGATAGCGAAAGAAATAATGAATATAAAGCATATTACATTCTTAAAAATTTCATTGAAACTAAACACAAAGAATTTAATGGAGACTTTCAAAAGTTTTTAGATGTGATTTCTAAAGATCTTTGAATTTTTAAATTTATATTAACTGAAAATGCTAATGAATTAGAGAAATTATTTGATTCACAGAAAATGGTATTTGCTAAAGAAATTAGTGAAGCAAACAAACATATGTTAATTTCTATTTTCCCTTTTATGCGCCTTACTAAAGTTGCTGATACAACAGTTTTATTTTTAATTGTTTATAGCATCTTACAAAAATTTAACATCATAAGTTTTAATGAATTTGCATCTAAAGATGATAATTTAACCAACTTTAATAAAGCTATAAGATGACTTTTTGAAATCGAAAGATTTAGATGAATTTGAAAAACAAGTTATTTCGAAGGTCAATCAATTAGAGATATTGTTAAACGTTGAGCTGATAAAATTCAACATCGTGATGATAGTGATAATATCGAAAATATCGAAGATTTAAGAAAAGAACTTTATAAATGAATTAATCCGCAAAGTACAATTAAAGAAATAATTAGTACTTTTGATAAAGATATAGAAAATAGACTTTCAGAACCATCTAAAAGAATTACAAATAGCAATAAAGACTACGTAATGCTTATAAGAAGAGTTGAATGTTTTTTAATGAATGATTTTAATAATTTTCCAAATTGAAGCTACTTAAAAGATAATTCGGAATTAACAAAATTTTTAAATTTATTTAGTAAAAATTCAAGCTGAGAGCATTTTTATTCTAAAAAAATACAAGAAGACTCAAAAGATCCTGAAATAGAACAAGCACAAAAAGACTCTAATTTAATTGATTCTATTGGTAATGGTTTTGTCTTAAATATGCAAGCAAACAGTAAAGGTAAAAATAATCCTCCTGCTGAGAAATATGAAAAATTATATAAATATACGGAAAAATCGATGATGTCTTTTACAGGTGTGAAATTCACAATTAAAGAAGTAAAAGATAAATATTTAGATAAATTGCTAGAATTAATTGAAAATCAATATAAAAACTATGATGAAAAAATTGAAATTCTCAAAATTGAGAAAGAGTGAACTAAAGAAAAAATTGAAAATAGAAATAAAGCAATCATTGCTTTAATTCAAGATATTTATTCACTTAAAAAATCTGATAAATAA